In Horticoccus luteus, the following proteins share a genomic window:
- a CDS encoding alpha-L-fucosidase: protein MRAVDISAVKQPTRRPAPQNDPLRWWRESRFGMFIHWGLYAIPAGVWQGQRVPYIGEWMMFREKIPVATYAALAAQFHPRHFDAAAWVRLAKQAGMRYLVITAKHHDGFAMYRTSVNRYNVVDATPWHHDPMVDLARECRRQGVRLCFYYSQDLDWHHPDGAWNDWDYPAAAKNPARYLREKVKPQLRELLTRYGPVGMIWFDTPLTLTKAQSASIRRFVKKLQPRCLVSGRIGHGLGDYNLPRDNFLPPGRLEGDWETCATLNHTWGFKTHDHEWKSAENLITTLVDLVSKGANYLLNIGPDADGVVPAPSVQRLRAVGAWLERNGDAIYGTSPSPFRNEFSWGRITTKGRRLFLHFFSAPPKIFHLHGLRTRVRTARALGDARRAFATRQTTDAATGLPILAIDFTGLRFRAPVTVVALDLAAAPDVEPQPLQQPDATVTLITGMARLGTDATAPTGRIGGNGLTENWRSTDDWLEWDFTLLRPGAYEVNVVTTHQHLEPWSGGHTLRLTADGQTLRHKTTSDAILPSLRSAYYPQIATSFGRFNFANSGRHTLRLQATRLKLPKKNKTLFSDGGMQFVEIRLTPVS from the coding sequence ATGCGTGCTGTCGATATCTCCGCCGTCAAGCAACCCACCCGCCGCCCCGCGCCCCAAAACGATCCGCTTCGCTGGTGGCGCGAGTCCCGCTTCGGGATGTTCATCCACTGGGGCCTCTACGCGATTCCCGCCGGCGTCTGGCAGGGCCAACGCGTGCCCTACATCGGCGAGTGGATGATGTTTCGCGAGAAGATCCCCGTCGCCACCTACGCCGCGCTCGCCGCGCAATTTCACCCCCGCCACTTCGACGCCGCCGCCTGGGTCCGCCTCGCAAAACAAGCCGGCATGCGCTACCTCGTCATCACCGCGAAACACCACGACGGGTTCGCGATGTATCGCACGTCGGTCAACCGCTACAACGTCGTCGACGCCACCCCGTGGCACCACGATCCGATGGTCGACCTCGCCCGCGAATGCCGCCGCCAGGGCGTGCGCCTCTGCTTCTACTATTCGCAAGACCTCGACTGGCACCATCCCGACGGCGCATGGAACGACTGGGACTACCCCGCCGCCGCGAAAAACCCCGCGCGCTACCTCCGCGAAAAAGTAAAACCCCAGCTCCGCGAACTCCTCACCCGCTACGGCCCCGTGGGCATGATCTGGTTCGATACGCCCCTCACCCTTACCAAAGCCCAAAGCGCCTCCATCCGCCGCTTCGTCAAAAAACTTCAGCCGCGCTGCCTCGTGTCCGGACGCATCGGCCACGGCCTCGGCGATTATAATCTCCCCCGCGACAACTTCCTCCCGCCCGGCCGCCTCGAAGGCGACTGGGAAACCTGCGCCACCCTCAACCACACGTGGGGCTTCAAGACCCACGACCACGAGTGGAAGTCCGCCGAGAATCTGATCACCACGCTCGTCGACCTCGTCAGCAAGGGCGCCAACTATCTGCTCAACATCGGACCCGATGCCGACGGCGTCGTCCCCGCACCCAGCGTCCAGCGCCTCCGCGCCGTCGGCGCCTGGCTCGAGCGCAACGGCGATGCCATTTACGGCACCTCGCCCAGTCCTTTCCGCAACGAATTCTCCTGGGGCCGCATCACCACGAAAGGCCGCCGCCTCTTCCTTCACTTCTTCTCCGCCCCGCCGAAAATTTTCCATCTCCACGGCCTCCGCACCCGCGTGCGCACCGCCCGCGCCCTCGGTGACGCCCGCCGCGCCTTCGCCACGCGCCAGACCACCGACGCCGCCACCGGCCTGCCCATCCTCGCAATCGATTTTACCGGCCTGCGTTTCCGCGCCCCCGTCACCGTCGTCGCCCTCGACCTCGCCGCCGCACCCGACGTCGAACCGCAACCCCTCCAGCAACCCGACGCCACCGTCACCCTCATCACCGGCATGGCCCGCCTCGGCACCGACGCCACCGCACCCACCGGTCGCATCGGCGGCAACGGCCTCACCGAAAACTGGCGCTCCACCGACGACTGGCTCGAGTGGGATTTCACGCTCCTGCGCCCCGGCGCCTACGAGGTGAACGTGGTCACCACCCATCAACACCTCGAACCCTGGAGCGGCGGCCACACCCTCCGCCTCACCGCCGACGGCCAGACGCTCCGTCACAAAACCACGTCCGACGCGATTCTGCCGAGTCTCCGCTCCGCCTATTATCCGCAAATCGCCACCTCCTTCGGCCGGTTCAACTTCGCCAACTCCGGCCGCCACACGCTGCGACTCCAAGCCACGCGCCTGAAGCTCCCGAAGAAAAACAAAACGCTCTTCTCCGACGGCGGCATGCAATTCGTCGAAATCCGCCTCACCCCCGTCTCCTAA
- a CDS encoding GAF domain-containing hybrid sensor histidine kinase/response regulator has translation MSSSLSPSESARLAVLRSYDVLDTSPEREYDDLVALAAEICDAPLAAISFVDETRQWFKARIGLADTETPRDISFCSHAIAQPGHDLFVVPDAQKDQRFATFANVTGAPHIRFYAGAPLVTPDGSALGSLCVIDRVPRDLSPAQLRALRVLRRHVVNSLELRRLALAQRSTITALERTRTELEAARFAADAATRAKSQFLATMSHEIRTPMNAVIGMATVLSGSPLDADQRECVDTIRTSGELLLSVINDILDFSKIESGHLELERQPFVLAACVRDALEIVALAASRKNLALTYEPAPDLPAALVGDVTRLRQILVNLLNNAIKFTEHGSVTIRSAARPHGTGSVELHLSVQDTGIGIPADQLDRLFRAFSQVDASTARRFGGTGLGLAISKHLAELHGGRMWVESEPGRGSTFHVTLVAPVAASTPAPLAATTFDPTFALRHPARILVADDNIVNQTVACRLLQRLGYSPAVASNGREVVEAVQRESFDLVLMDVEMPVLDGPAATRLIREQLPHSAQPRIVALTAHVLADDRARLLASGMDDFLPKPFRLAQLTAILARGR, from the coding sequence ATGTCTTCATCGCTCTCCCCCTCCGAGTCCGCCCGCCTCGCCGTCCTGCGCTCCTATGACGTGCTCGATACCTCGCCGGAGCGCGAATATGACGACCTCGTCGCCCTCGCCGCCGAGATCTGCGATGCCCCCCTTGCCGCAATCTCGTTCGTCGACGAAACCCGCCAGTGGTTCAAAGCCCGCATCGGCCTCGCCGATACGGAAACTCCGCGCGACATTTCGTTCTGCTCCCACGCCATCGCCCAGCCCGGCCACGATCTGTTCGTCGTGCCCGATGCGCAGAAGGACCAGCGGTTCGCGACCTTTGCCAACGTCACCGGCGCGCCCCACATCCGCTTTTATGCCGGCGCGCCCCTGGTCACGCCCGACGGCTCCGCCCTCGGCTCGCTGTGTGTGATCGATCGCGTGCCCCGCGATTTGTCCCCCGCGCAACTGCGCGCGCTCCGCGTTCTGCGCCGGCATGTCGTCAACTCCCTCGAACTTCGCCGCCTCGCCCTCGCCCAGCGCTCCACCATCACCGCCCTCGAGCGCACCCGCACCGAACTCGAAGCCGCCCGCTTCGCGGCCGACGCCGCCACGCGCGCCAAAAGCCAGTTTCTCGCGACCATGAGCCACGAGATCCGCACGCCCATGAACGCCGTCATCGGCATGGCCACCGTCCTCTCCGGCTCCCCGCTCGATGCCGATCAACGCGAATGCGTCGATACCATCCGCACCAGCGGCGAACTCCTCCTCAGTGTCATCAACGACATTCTCGACTTCTCCAAAATCGAGTCCGGCCACCTCGAACTCGAGCGCCAACCCTTCGTCCTCGCCGCTTGCGTGCGCGACGCGCTCGAAATCGTCGCTCTCGCCGCCTCGCGCAAGAACCTCGCCCTCACCTACGAGCCCGCCCCCGACCTCCCCGCCGCCCTCGTCGGCGATGTCACCCGCCTCCGCCAGATCCTGGTCAACCTTCTCAACAACGCCATCAAGTTCACCGAGCACGGCTCCGTCACCATCCGCTCCGCCGCCCGTCCCCACGGCACCGGCTCCGTCGAACTTCACCTGTCCGTGCAAGACACCGGCATCGGCATTCCAGCCGACCAGCTTGACCGGCTTTTCCGCGCCTTCAGCCAAGTCGATGCGTCGACCGCGCGCCGTTTCGGCGGCACCGGTCTCGGCCTCGCCATCAGCAAACACCTCGCCGAACTCCACGGCGGCCGCATGTGGGTCGAAAGCGAACCCGGCCGCGGCTCGACGTTTCACGTCACCTTGGTGGCGCCGGTCGCCGCGTCCACTCCCGCACCCCTCGCCGCCACCACCTTCGATCCCACCTTCGCCCTGCGCCATCCCGCGCGCATCCTCGTCGCCGACGACAACATCGTAAACCAAACCGTCGCCTGTCGCCTTCTCCAACGCCTCGGCTATTCCCCCGCCGTCGCTTCCAACGGCCGCGAAGTCGTCGAGGCGGTGCAGCGGGAATCCTTCGATCTCGTGTTGATGGATGTGGAGATGCCGGTGCTCGACGGCCCCGCCGCGACCCGGCTCATCCGGGAGCAGCTTCCCCACTCCGCGCAACCCCGCATCGTCGCCCTCACCGCCCACGTGCTCGCCGACGATCGCGCCCGCCTCCTTGCCTCCGGCATGGATGATTTTCTGCCGAAGCCCTTCCGCCTCGCGCAACTCACCGCCATCCTCGCGCGCGGTCGCTAG
- a CDS encoding M48 family metallopeptidase produces the protein MDFFAAQARAKKRTSRLLVLFALAVIGTVVAEYAVGLFVLGAQHARQSDPYGDYVAPLPDWWQPQLLVGVALGTLVVVALAAGYKWSQFSAGGSAVAENVGGRRVDPHTTDPAERRFLNVVEEMAIASGVPVPAAYVLDDEAAINAFAAGHTTSDAVVAVTRGTLQRLTRDELQGVVGHEFSHILNGDMRLNVRLAAFVFGILVIGLLGRGVIASLRYTRVRSSRESKSGGGIAVIFVIGIALFIIGYIGYFFGRLIQAAVSRQREFLADASSVQFTRNPAGLTGALKKIGGLALGSKLDTTKSAEIGHFFFAQAFRSSFGGLWATHPPLSERIRAIDPAFDGQYSPAPEVVDVRTESFASAGLGHRSPAPLPPVIPGPLSPAAIVASIGTLNAALVADAQTLLNSLPAGLRTAARTPNGAAALVCALLLDPAPASAAQQRQLIATHLGPDTLREIDALASDITALSVEQKLPLIQIAAPTLRDLPAPRVAALLETLDALVLADQRVTSFEFALQKLVQRALKLGRAPTTAPGEQIFSFEAVAPDLNVVLSALARASSDDETAIARAFATGAGQLKLIADRLSLLPSNACELPQLDTALERLATASGPIKHRLLTACAASATADGVLRASEAELLRAVSAVLDCPMPPLALSPA, from the coding sequence ATGGACTTCTTCGCCGCCCAAGCCCGCGCGAAAAAGCGCACCTCGCGCCTGCTCGTCCTGTTCGCCCTCGCCGTCATCGGCACCGTCGTCGCGGAATACGCCGTCGGCCTCTTCGTTCTCGGCGCGCAGCACGCCCGCCAATCCGACCCTTACGGCGATTACGTCGCTCCACTCCCCGATTGGTGGCAGCCTCAACTCCTCGTGGGCGTCGCCCTTGGCACCCTCGTCGTCGTCGCGCTCGCCGCCGGGTATAAATGGTCGCAATTCTCCGCCGGCGGATCCGCGGTGGCGGAAAACGTCGGCGGCCGGCGCGTCGATCCGCACACCACCGACCCCGCCGAACGCCGCTTTCTCAACGTCGTCGAGGAAATGGCCATCGCGTCCGGCGTCCCCGTGCCCGCCGCCTACGTGCTCGACGACGAAGCCGCCATCAACGCCTTCGCCGCCGGCCACACCACCAGCGATGCCGTCGTCGCCGTCACCCGCGGCACGTTGCAACGCCTCACGCGCGACGAACTGCAAGGCGTCGTCGGCCACGAATTCAGCCACATCCTCAACGGCGACATGCGGCTCAACGTCCGCCTCGCCGCCTTCGTCTTCGGCATCCTCGTCATCGGCCTGCTCGGCCGCGGCGTGATCGCCAGCCTCCGCTACACCCGCGTCCGCTCCTCCCGCGAAAGCAAAAGCGGTGGCGGCATCGCCGTGATTTTCGTGATCGGCATCGCCCTCTTCATCATCGGCTACATCGGCTACTTCTTCGGCCGCCTCATCCAGGCCGCCGTCTCCCGCCAACGCGAATTCCTCGCCGACGCCTCCTCCGTCCAGTTCACCCGCAACCCAGCCGGCCTCACCGGTGCCCTCAAAAAAATCGGCGGCCTCGCGCTCGGTTCCAAACTCGACACCACCAAGAGCGCCGAGATCGGGCACTTCTTTTTCGCCCAAGCCTTCCGCTCCAGTTTCGGCGGACTCTGGGCCACGCACCCGCCGCTCTCCGAACGCATCCGCGCGATCGATCCCGCCTTCGACGGCCAATACTCCCCCGCGCCCGAAGTCGTCGATGTCCGCACTGAGTCCTTCGCCTCCGCCGGCCTCGGCCATCGTTCCCCCGCGCCCCTGCCTCCCGTCATTCCCGGCCCGCTCTCGCCCGCCGCGATCGTCGCCAGCATCGGCACCCTCAACGCCGCCCTCGTGGCCGACGCCCAAACCCTCCTCAACTCACTCCCGGCCGGCCTGCGCACCGCCGCTCGCACGCCCAATGGTGCCGCCGCCCTCGTGTGCGCGCTCCTCCTCGATCCGGCACCCGCCTCCGCCGCACAGCAACGCCAGCTCATCGCCACGCACCTCGGTCCCGACACGCTCCGCGAAATCGACGCCCTCGCTTCCGACATCACCGCGCTTTCGGTCGAGCAAAAACTCCCCCTCATCCAGATCGCCGCACCCACCCTGCGCGATCTCCCCGCGCCCCGCGTCGCCGCGCTCCTCGAAACGCTCGACGCCCTCGTCCTCGCCGACCAACGCGTCACTTCCTTCGAGTTCGCGTTGCAAAAGCTCGTCCAACGCGCCCTCAAGCTCGGTCGTGCGCCCACCACCGCGCCCGGTGAGCAAATCTTCTCCTTCGAAGCGGTCGCCCCCGACCTTAACGTCGTCCTCTCCGCTCTCGCGCGCGCCTCCAGCGACGATGAAACCGCCATCGCGCGCGCCTTCGCCACCGGCGCCGGCCAGCTTAAACTCATCGCAGACCGGCTTTCCCTCCTTCCTTCCAACGCCTGCGAACTGCCCCAACTCGACACCGCGCTCGAACGCCTCGCCACCGCCAGCGGCCCCATCAAACACCGCCTCCTCACCGCCTGCGCCGCCAGTGCCACCGCCGATGGCGTCCTCCGCGCCTCCGAAGCCGAGCTCCTCCGCGCCGTCTCCGCCGTCCTCGACTGCCCGATGCCGCCGCTCGCCCTTTCGCCCGCTTGA
- a CDS encoding LemA family protein, with protein MSALIVLGVIVAILLVVVLWIAGIYNSLVTLRNRFKNAFAQIDVQLKRRYDLIPNLVETAKGYLKHEHETLEAVIKARNIAYTASQSAAANPADGGAVKNLASAETGLTGALSRLMVVSEQYPDLKANQNMMQLTEELTSTENKIAFARQAYNDSVMSYNTARETFPAVAFSGMMGFQPAELFKVEDPAERVAPKVQFT; from the coding sequence ATGAGCGCACTCATCGTCCTCGGCGTAATCGTTGCCATCCTCCTCGTGGTCGTCCTCTGGATCGCGGGCATTTACAACTCCCTCGTCACCCTCCGCAACCGCTTCAAAAACGCGTTCGCGCAAATCGACGTGCAGCTCAAACGTCGCTATGACCTGATCCCCAATCTCGTCGAAACCGCCAAGGGCTACCTCAAGCACGAACATGAGACGCTCGAAGCCGTCATCAAGGCGCGCAACATCGCCTACACCGCTTCGCAATCCGCCGCCGCCAATCCCGCCGACGGCGGCGCCGTGAAAAATCTCGCCTCCGCTGAGACCGGCCTCACGGGCGCCCTCTCCCGCCTCATGGTCGTTTCCGAGCAATATCCCGACCTCAAGGCCAACCAGAATATGATGCAGCTCACCGAAGAGCTGACGTCCACCGAGAACAAAATCGCGTTCGCTCGGCAGGCCTACAACGACAGCGTCATGTCCTACAATACCGCCCGCGAAACGTTTCCCGCCGTCGCGTTCTCCGGCATGATGGGCTTCCAACCCGCCGAACTTTTCAAAGTCGAAGACCCCGCCGAACGCGTCGCCCCGAAGGTGCAATTTACCTGA